One genomic segment of Bacteroidota bacterium includes these proteins:
- the rplS gene encoding 50S ribosomal protein L19 — protein sequence MMDLLKYVQDSVVKNDLPEFGAGDTITVYYEIREGNKTRTQFFRGVVLQRRGAGVNETFTIRKMSGTFGVERIFPVNLPSIQKIEINKKGKVRRSRIFYLRELTGKKARIKEKRS from the coding sequence ATGATGGATTTATTAAAGTACGTACAGGATTCAGTAGTAAAAAATGACTTACCTGAATTCGGTGCCGGAGACACGATAACTGTTTATTACGAAATTCGTGAAGGGAACAAAACCCGTACTCAGTTTTTTAGAGGGGTTGTTTTACAAAGAAGAGGTGCAGGAGTAAATGAAACATTTACTATCCGTAAAATGTCAGGTACTTTTGGAGTAGAACGTATTTTCCCGGTAAACTTACCTTCAATTCAAAAAATTGAAATTAACAAAAAAGGTAAAGTACGTAGATCACGTATTTTCTACCTACGTGAACTTACAGGTAAGAAAGCTCGTATCAAAGAAAAAAGATCATAA